ATGGTTAAAACAATATTCAAAACTAGAAAcaactgcttctgctgctgaaaTTACTGAACCATGCATCACCAGGTTAAGCTCTTTGAGCTCTTCCTGAGATGGCTGTCAAAGTGAAATGACAACAAATCGACAGGCCAAAATCAAATGGGTAGTGTTGTACAGCTTCTAGGTTGCTACCACAAACCTTGAACCAATCAGAGCTAAGTACCAGCAACCCGAAACAATGGCTTCCCTTTCGATGATCTGTATATAATAATTATCCTGTACACATTTTTGATGCTACAACGAGTCCATCTGGTCGTCAATGTCCTCCTCTGGAAGCTTTTCGATCAACTGTTCCATTGTCTTAATGTATTTGGGCATGTAATGCTCTCTTATCATGGACCTCGCGAGTCGAATCTTGCTGTACAAATGTCGAGGTGTCTCGTACAGCGCGATAACCTCCTCCTGGGCTCCTTGCTCACTTGTGGttacttctgctgctgctgcttgcaaTCCAACCATGTGTAATATTCTCCCTGGGGGGTATAGCTGGTGTTGCTCTTGAGCAGAGGTTGACGGTGATAGCTCCTGCTTGTCGTCGGTCAAGGTCTCTAGGAGCTCCATGGCCTCTTCTTCGTCTGTTTCTTTCAGTGCTGATTCCTTTCCCTCCCTGtcagcatcatcctcatctgaTTCTTGAAGGTTTAGCTCACGAAGATCGATTGTGACTAGCTCAGCAGCAGCTTCGTCAGTAACTTTCACAGTTTTGACAGTAGTGTCAATTTGATCTTCCAAGTCATGTGTTTGTTTAGAAGATTCAACAGTCTGTTTCTGTGCAGCAACACATGACCAGCAAACCAGCACTGGGCGTTTCTTTACCACAGCATGGGTATCTGCTGAAGACTTGCTCCCAGCCTGCCAGAAAGGCATGAGGAATCGACTCATAAGTACTAGACATAAGTGATTTCCCATTTCATCTGTTTCAAGAACTAATGTTTGGAATATCATACCTCAGAAGTCTGAGATTGCAGCATATCAACATCTACAACCTTAGATCTTGGATCAGAGATGAAGGGCACATGAGATCTGATGAAACTCACAGAGCGGTTCACAAAACCTAAGAATCTAGTTTGCTGAATTTGTTTGCGAAGGTCGTGTGCCCAAGATGAAGCCATAACCTGCCAGCATTGACCGTGATGATAAATATATGTTCTCCTGTAAAGGCAGGAACTGTTTGCAGAAAGTAATTTTCCTTCCTTCTAAACAACTACAAAACTACTCAATATTGTTCTGGGTTTCACTTTGCTCAGATACTCAAATCTCAAGAAATAAAATGGTTGAGAGGTACCTCTGTACGAAGCTTGGCAGCAGAAGCTATGCCCAAAGATGGTACTAGGTCATTTCTGTTAACAATGGTGGTAACAAAGTCTTTGCCCGACTCAGCCAAGTCCCACGTCATGCAAGCAGCTGAACAGAAATAGTGGAAATATACATCACGCAAAGTattcaaacaaaaaattttgaGACAACAGTAATGTTCTGTTTTTGCAGATGTTAGATTCTAGTAATGAGGCTTCTGGATATATTTCAGAGGAATATGTTCCGATGATGCATAGCTCAACATGGCCATCTTAAAACATTGATTGCCATTATAAATATGACATCATTATTTGAGTTTTTGCCATCCTTTTTTTTATTAAGGGTGTTGCTAGAGCTTTCTCTAAAAACGAAAAGGATGATTGCAAATGCTGGCAGGTGAACCAGTCTTTAAAAGTTTAGCGGGAAGAGGGGAAGAGGTCAATATGGCATTTTAGTGATATTCGCAAATGGAAATTTAATGATTTTCCGCAACTTATGGTGTTGAATGTTAAAATTATCGTTTCTTGCGGTAAAACAAAGACAACAGTACCTGGCCCAAATGCAATACAAGTGGATGATGACAGCTTTTCATTCTCACGTAGGATGTATGTTAGTATTGTTGCAATCCCAGCTCCCATTGAATGTCCAATGAtctaaataaaacaaaaaagcTATCATTTGTTAGTAAAACGAAGAAAGGGTCAGATGCAAGACACATATTCAACATCATATGCTGTCTGTGATAAGTCAAACATAAACAAATGCAGGAATAGATAGAAGTTCTCTTCTGAAATAAGCAATCATAAGAATGAAAAATAACtgaaagaaataaataaataaattattttttaggTTCTGTACATGAAAGTGATGGGAGTTGGCATGCACCAGTTAGCTAACAAAACTGTAATGACATTGAAATCACACATAAACAACACTATTAAGCTGTTTGGCATCAATTTCATACTAATTTGCTAAAATTTTAACATCTCTGAGTGATGTGCACTAATTCTATCTACTCATGGTAGTCATAACTTTAAGTTCACACATTTGTAGTTTAGGCAATCTATTTGTTAGCATTCTTGCTCAGCACTTGACAATCCCACAAAATCCATTGATGATACTTTACAGCAAGAGCATTTCAGTACTTTTACTTTGGTTTCAAGGGGGGGAAATCCACTTGGTTACAACTTGCAGTTCCACCTTTAGCATTCGCAACTTAGGTTGCTTTTAGGTGAAATTTGTTTGGTGAGCATCTATTGTGAATTggatactccctctgtcctgaaatataaggacaaacaaaaatgccttatatttcaggacagagggagtatgaaGTTATGAAATCAATTCAGAATTAGAGAATCACCATTCACTTGTTTGTTAATGTATTACAATTAGTAGATAATGAGGAAATCTGTAGTCAGACGTGATAAACTAAAAGAGATAGACTATCAATATTCAATAGCATGAGTATTGATGATGCAGAATGGTTAAACATCAAAAGATCACCTGAATAGGTGCTCGCAAGAAGTGAAAAAATTACCTTAATATCGTAGTCTGGGAATTGCTCCACTGCTTTACTTAGGCAAGGAATGGCTCGTTTTGCAATCCATCGAGCTCCTGCAACCATTCCACAATGGGAATACCCCAACACTACGTTGGAGACACGACCTTCTTGGACCACTACATGATGAAATGGAACCTCAGCACCAGTTGCCGCTGTCAGCCGCTCCTTAACACTGATAGCCCCACGAATGAAAAGGAGAAAGCATTTGCTACTTCTGTCGCGAACAACTGTGAAAGCAGGCTTCAAGAGCTGCATGATAGCAGAGAATTTCAGACGGTTAGTCTTCACTCATCATCACTAGTTTAGTACTGGTATGAAGGCTCATGGGACATCCAAGTCTCAACTCTCAATACATAATTTTTCTTGAAAAACTTCAATACATAATTGACAATAGAGAGATGACTGATACTTACGCACCCTCGCCTTAGATTTCTTTATAAGAACATCGTTCTGGTCATATCCGCCAAACTCCAAAAACACGTTGTATGGCTTCTTCGAGAAATACATGCATAGCTTCAGGTATCCGAGTAGCGAAATCAGCTCCTGCCTTACCTGAGGCCCATCCAGTAGTACAGAATCGCTTCCAGCATACTCATGCTGCAGATTACCCTGAGATGAAACGGTAAACTGATGTCATACCCATCTCAAAATGTAGTCTGCCGACATCATGGTTGATAAAAAATGAGAGACTACAAAAAGGTAAGGCTGCGAGGTGATAAAATTCTGGAAGAAATCTTTTAGCACTTGTGATTCTAGAATGTACAATACTTTGAGCAACTAGAGACAACTAGCATCTTATCCTAAAGTTACGTATCAGGTTCAAATCTAGCCATCGCTTAACTTTACATCTTTACTGGCTAAATAAATGAAAGTGGAGTTCAGTTTTGGGGAGAGAAAGTAGGGTTAgttatttattttatataaaaCAGCCCTCTGATTTGAAATCAAGAAATCAAATTTAATAGGAATATGCTAAAGTGATTCCACTATATGATGGATCATATTCATATCACCAAATATATGAACCAGTAGCATTCCGTCAAAACAGATGTCATCACTCATCAGCAACGTAGGAGAGAACTAGGCACGAGTAGCCACGTAACCTCCTATGCTAGCTAGGATAAGCATGTAAGTGCTGAGGTATGACTTGGTTCAAAAATGGAAGCAACTGTACGGACTTGCCGCGAAACTGAAGCAAAAAGATTTCCATCAACAATAatatagaaaaatattgttaAGTAACACACGCTATTTAGTCCTGTGGGCTGCTCAGAGCAGAGCAGGATCAAATTACTAACCCACGCTATTTTCGTTTAAAAAGGCCGTCAATCAAgattcaagaaggggagcacAAAGAAGCAAGTAAAGCCCTACTCTATCTACGGCATAAATGGCGACGAAAAATCGGAGCAGGAGAAAAGGAATCCTTGCACATGACCAAGGTCCATCTTTTCTTGCACGCAAGATCCTTCCTAGGAGATATTTTTCCTTTTCGCGGTTTTCAAACGGGATAaggaaaaatgggaaaaagCGACAAGCAAGCTTGACGACCCAGGAAAATATATACTACTACTACCACCAAGGAAGCAACCAATCACCTCCAAGTGTAGAaaatcttttttaaaaaatctcGAGCAAGAACAAATTAACCATTCCACGGCGCGCAATGGGGAAGAACGCAGCTGCTAGTAGTAGAGTACGACGGCGGCGATCGGCGAGGGGACGCACCTGCTGCCGCATGTGGTACTTGATCCCGAAGGCGAGCTCCCCGAGGGCCCACTTGCCGAGCGTCTCCGCCCAGGTGAACCGCACGGTGcgcgccgcgacggcggcggccgcgccccacCCGTCCGGGGCGCGCTCGGGGGGCCACGGCCGCCCCGCCCGCGCCTGCTCCTTCCGCTGCCGTCGCTTCTCCCGGGCCTCCTCcctccgcagccgccgcgcctccgcggccgccgacACGGCCGACGATAGCAGCCGGTCCTCCCGGTCGTCGCCCGCGGCGTCCCCGCAGAGCCGGCCCGACAGGACCAGGTACACCAGcaccgccgtccccgccgcgcccatcggcggcggcggcgcgggcaaaGAGCACGAGCTcgcgctggcgctggcgcctgcgcgcgcgcggggtTTCCGCCGTGTGCAGGTGTGTAGGTGTCGAAGCGAggagaagggggggggggggtcgttgGGTCGGGACGGGAGGGGGCTGCGGGCGGCTAAATTGGAGCGAGACCAAGGACCAAAAGACGGATTTGCCCCTGGGATTTTAACGTTACATTTCACTTCACTTTGTGTACGTGCTCTTTTCTCCACATGCGGGGCCATCGGCACTTGGGCAGTCAATTGTGATCGGGTTTGGTTAAATGTAGgtctgctaatgggttgggttgaaatgggttttatgaggtgggttttgaaatggaatgtgtttggatgatttaaaatgggttgtattagttaatggggtgggtcggggcgggttctatataaatgcgggttgaggcgggttggggtgggttgaaatggatactttttacaaaatagaataactatatataaatgtgggtcccacgtgagagctggactctgaaattaaaaccacgtgtttatatcagaaaattttatcgaaattgactgaattttgttggagatgactcagtacgactggcagctattttgtgcaaagcagtgtggctagaactatgtgtgggccccacatgaagagtcggaccctggaattaaaacctcgcgttcacactataaaattttatcgaaattgactgaaatttgttggagatgactcagtacgactggcagctactctgtgcaaagcagcgtggttagaactacacgtgggctccacatcaagagccggaccctagaattaaaacctcgcgttcacactataaaattttatcgaaattgactgaaatttgttggagatgactcagtacgactggcagctactctgtgcaaagcagcgtggctagaactacacgtgggctccacatcaagagccggaccctagaattaaaacctcgcgttcacactataaaattttatcgaaattgactgaaatttgttgaagatgactcagtacgactggcagctactctgtgcaaagtagcgtggctagaactacacgtgggctccacatcaagactcggaccctgaaattaaaacctcgcgttcacactataaaattttatcgaaattgactgaaatttttagagatgagtcaatatgactgacaaatactctgtgcaaagtagtgtggctagacatatatgtggtccccacattaagtgtagaaccactaaattcctctgcatagtagaacccatgggtttttatgcgttacccgcttataatggggcgggttggttagagttgagaaattaactaattgggttggCTGGGGTTAggtatctaaatatgttaattttgggtggAGTTGGGTATGGTGCGGGTTTCAACCCATTAGCAAGGCTAGTTAAATGTAAGTGTTGAAGCTCGGGCTTACGTCTAAGAGGATATTTCAGTAATTCTTTaattttccttcttttgttgaGAAAGTAGCAAAAGGTTTTTCTTTTAACATCTCCAGAGAAGAAAATTACTCGGTATATATGCCAGGTGGATACCTTAGTTGCTAATTGTCGTAGCGGCAGCCCTGCCGCTAAATACCTTAGCTGACGGTTTAAAACCATGGTAGATATACTTGCTTGGTACATAATATATAGTAAAGTTGGAATTATTGGGATGATGCCTGCTAGATATCTAATTGCTCATTAGAATACATGTGAGTTTGCGTGTATGTATTGCTGTATAGAATGGCCCATCATCTCCATTCGTTTTCGCCGCGCCCTTTCTGGTTGATTATTTGAGTTAGCATGTTCAATAATTACTTGACATGCTTTGGCGGTTGCCTTCTTCAACAAGTAATGAGGTTAAGCATATACTTCCTTCATTTTTATTTACTTGCTAATCTTATCTATTTGAAAATTGAGCGTACGGTTGCTTGCACCTTTGCTAGAGTTGTGGACAGGCTATAGCTGGCTTTCCAACCTCCTCTGTGCTTCCTTGCGAAGCGAGGGGGCTGCTCAGACTAATTCTAGCCACCACACACAGAGAAAACCATTCGGTCGTGCATATATCATACTAATTAAGCAATGGTTTGTGAGGATGCAATCccacaaaattccttggaaGCACGTCATGGAAGCACGTCATTGTTAGGTCAAAGGCACTAA
The nucleotide sequence above comes from Panicum virgatum strain AP13 chromosome 3K, P.virgatum_v5, whole genome shotgun sequence. Encoded proteins:
- the LOC120699742 gene encoding uncharacterized protein LOC120699742, translated to MGAAGTAVLVYLVLSGRLCGDAAGDDREDRLLSSAVSAAAEARRLRREEAREKRRQRKEQARAGRPWPPERAPDGWGAAAAVAARTVRFTWAETLGKWALGELAFGIKYHMRQQGNLQHEYAGSDSVLLDGPQVRQELISLLGYLKLCMYFSKKPYNVFLEFGGYDQNDVLIKKSKARLLKPAFTVVRDRSSKCFLLFIRGAISVKERLTAATGAEVPFHHVVVQEGRVSNVVLGYSHCGMVAGARWIAKRAIPCLSKAVEQFPDYDIKIIGHSMGAGIATILTYILRENEKLSSSTCIAFGPAACMTWDLAESGKDFVTTIVNRNDLVPSLGIASAAKLRTEVMASSWAHDLRKQIQQTRFLGFVNRSVSFIRSHVPFISDPRSKVVDVDMLQSQTSEAGSKSSADTHAVVKKRPVLVCWSCVAAQKQTVESSKQTHDLEDQIDTTVKTVKVTDEAAAELVTIDLRELNLQESDEDDADREGKESALKETDEEEAMELLETLTDDKQELSPSTSAQEQHQLYPPGRILHMVGLQAAAAEVTTSEQGAQEEVIALYETPRHLYSKIRLARSMIREHYMPKYIKTMEQLIEKLPEEDIDDQMDSL